In Nomascus leucogenys isolate Asia chromosome 11, Asia_NLE_v1, whole genome shotgun sequence, the following proteins share a genomic window:
- the PSMD2 gene encoding 26S proteasome non-ATPase regulatory subunit 2: MEEGGRDKAPVQPQQSLAAAPGGTDEKPSSKERRDAGDKDKEQELSEEDKQLQDELEMLVERLGEKDTSLYRPALEELRRQIRSSTTSMTSVPKPLKFLRPHYGKLKEIYENMAPGENKRFAADIISVLAMTMSGERECLKYRLVGSQEELASWGHEYVRHLAGEVAKEWQELDDAEKVQREPLLTLVKEIVPYNMAHNAEHEACDLLMEIEQVDMLEKDIDENAYAKVCLYLTSCVNYVPEPENSALLRCALGVFRKFSRFPEALRLALMLNDMELVEDIFTSCKDVVVQKQMAFMLGRHGVFLELSEDVEEYEDLTEIMSNVQLNSNFLALARELDIMEPKVPDDIYKTHLENNRFGGSGSQVDSARMNLASSFVNGFVNAAFGQDKLLTDDGNKWLYKNKDHGMLSAAASLGMILLWDVDGGLTQIDKYLYSSEDYIKSGALLACGIVNSGVRNECDPALALLSDYVLHNSNTMRLGSIFGLGLAYAGSNREDVLTLLLPVMGDSKSSMEVAGVTALACGMIAVGSCNGDVTSTILQTIMEKSETELKDTYARWLPLGLGLNHLGKGEAIEAILAALEVVSEPFRSFANTLVDVCAYAGSGNVLKVQQLLHICSEHFDSKEKEEDKDKKEKKDKDKKEAPADMGAHQGVAVLGIALIAMGEEIGAEMALRTFGHLLRYGEPTLRRAVPLALALISVSNPRLNILDTLSKFSHDADPEVSYNSIFAMGMVGSGTNNARLAAMLRQLAQYHAKDPNNLFMVRLAQGLTHLGKGTLTLCPYHSDRQLMSQVAVAGLLTVLVSFLDVRNIILGKSHYVLYGLVAAMQPRMLVTFDEELRPLPVSVRVGQAVDVVGQAGKPKTITGFQTHTTPVLLAHGERAELATEEFLPVTPILEGFVILRKNPNYDL, encoded by the exons ATGGAGGAGGGAGGCCGAGACAAGGCGCCAGTGCAGCCCCAGCAGTCTCTAGCGGCGGCCCCCGGCGGCACGGACGAGAAGCCGAGCAGCAAGGAGCGGCGGGATGCCGGGGACAAGGACAAAGAACAGGAACTG TCTGAAGAGGATAAACAGCTTCAAGATGAACTGGAGATGCTCGTGGAACGACTAGGG GAGAAGGACACATCCCTGTATCGACCAGCGCTGGAGGAATTGCGAAGGCAGATTCGTTCTTCTACAACTTCCATGACTTCAGTGCCCAAGCCTCTCAAATTTCTGCGTCCACACTATGGCAAACTGAAGGAAATCTATGAGAACATGGCCCCTGGGGAGAATAAG CGTTTTGCTGCTGACATCATCTCCGTTTTGGCCATGACCATGAGTGGGGAGCGCGAGTGCCTCAAGTATCGGCTAGTGGGCTCCCAGGAGGAATTGGCATCATGGGGTCATGAGTATGTCAG GCATCTGGCAGGAGAAGTGGCTAAGGAGTGGCAGGAGCTGGATGACGCAGAGAAGGTCCAGCGGGAACCTCTGCTCACTCTGGTGAAGGAAATCGTCCCCTATAACATGGCCCATAATGCAGAGCATGAGGCTTGCGACCTGCTTATGGAAATTGAGCAGGTGGACATGCTGGAGAAGGACATTGATGAAAATGCATACGCAAAGGTCTGCCTTTATCTCACCAG TTGTGTGAATTACGTGCCTGAGCCTGAGAACTCAGCCCTACTGCGTTGTGCCCTGGGTGTGTTCCGGAAGTTTAGCCGCTTCCCTGAAGCTCTGAGATTGGCATTGATGCTCAATGACATGGAGTTGGTAGAAGACATCTTCACCTCCTGCAAGGATGT GGtagtacaaaaacagatggcATTCATGCTAGGCCGGCATGGGGTGTTCCTGGAGCTGAGTGAAGATGTCGAGGAGTATGAGGACCTGACAGAGATCATGTCCAATGTACAGCTCAACAGCAACTTCTTGGCCTTAGCTCGGGAG CTGGACATCATGGAGCCCAAGGTGCCTGATGACATCTACAAAACCCACCTAGAGAACAACA GGTTTGGGGGCAGTGGCTCTCAGGTGGACTCTGCCCGCATGAACCTGGCCTCCTCTTTTGTGAATGGCTTTGTGAATGCAGCTTTTGGCCAAGACAAGCTGCTAACAGATGATGGCAACAAATGGCTTTACAAGAACAAGGACCACG GAATGTTGAGTGCAGCTGCATCTCTTGGGATGATTCTGCTGTGGGATGTGGATGGTGGCCTCACCCAGATTGACAAGTACCTGTACTCCTCTGAGGACTACATTAAG TCAGGAGCTCTTCTTGCCTGTGGCATAGTGAACTCTGGGGTCCGGAATGAGTGTGACCCTGCTCTGGCACTGCTCTCAGACTATGTTCTCCACAACAGCAACACCATGAGACTTGGTTCCATCTTTGG GCTAGGCTTGGCCTATGCTGGCTCAAATCGTGAAGATGTCCTAACACTGCTGCTGCCTGTGATGGGAGATTCAAAGTCCAGCATGGAG GTGGCAGGTGTGACAGCTCTAGCTTGTGGAATGATAGCAGTGGGGTCCTGCAATGGAGATGTAACTTCCACTATCCTTCAGACCATCATGGAGAAGTCAGAGACTGAGCTCAAGGATACTTATGCTCGTTGGCTTCCTCTTGGACTGGGTCTCAACCACCTGG GGAAGGGTGAGGCCATCGAGGCAATCCTGGCTGCACTGGAGGTTGTGTCAGAGCCATTCCGCAGTTTTGCCAACACACTGGtggatgtgtgtgcatatgcag GCTCTGGGAATGTGCTGAAGGTGCAGCAGCTGCTCCACATTTGTAGCGAACACTTTGACtccaaagagaaggaggaagacaaagacaagaaggaaaagaaggataAGGACAAGAAGGAAGCCCCTGCTGACATGGGAGCACATCAG GGAGTGGCTGTTCTGGGGATTGCCCTTATTGCTATGGGGGAGGAGATTGGTGCAGAGATGGCATTACGAACCTTTGGCCACTTG CTGAGATATGGGGAGCCTACACTCCGGAGGGCTGTACCTTTAGCACTGGCCCTCATCTCTGTTTCAAATCCACGACTCAACATCCTGGATACCCTAAGCAAATTCTCTCATGATGCTGATCCAGAAGTTTCCTATAACTCCATTTTTGCCATGGGCATGGTGGGCAGTG GTACCAATAATGCCCGTCTGGCTGCAATGCTGCGCCAGTTAGCTCAATATCATGCCAAGGACCCAAACAACCTCTTCATGGTGCGCTTGGCACAG GGCCTGACACATTTAGGGAAGGGTACCCTTACCCTCTGCCCCTACCACAGTGACCGGCAGCTTATGAGTCAAGTGGCTGTGGCTGGACTGCTCACTGTGCTTGTCTCTTTCCTGGATGTTCGAAACA TTATTCTAGGCAAATCACACTATGTATTGTATGGGCTGGTGGCTGCCATGCAGCCCCGAATGCTGGTTACGTTTGATGAGGAGCTGCGGCCATTGCCAGTGTCTGTCCGTGTGGGCCAG GCAGTGGATGTGGTGGGCCAGGCTGGCAAGCCAAAGACTATCACAGGGTTCCAGACACATACAACCCCAGTGTTGTTGGCCCACGGGGAACGGGCAGAATTGGCCACTGAGGAGTTTCTTCCTGTTACCCCCATTCTGGAAGGTTTTGTTATCCTTCGGAAGAACCCCAATTATGATCTCTAA